The DNA region CTCAACTAACTCTAACCTTCACCCTCTAAACAGCCCATTGAACCTGATCActacaggacaaacacacactctcctgctTCACGTGCACGTGTCTCTTCTGATGTTTCTCATTTTTATTCTGCTGAAGAAGGAAGGAAGTCTTTTTTCGCAGAGCAAACCGCCTggaatttcagaataaaagttgGACATCAGAAAACAGTTCACGACAAAATCTAATCAGAGGTTTTGAACAAAGATAAATGACAGGAcaagaaacaggaagtaactTGTAACTTCAAATTTTTACTTCATTCATTCAAAGTACAAAGTTTGATTTAATGCTTTAACCTTTATACTGAGCTGCATtattgagcttttattttgaatatttgtaAACTTGGGCCTGACGATTGTGtcataatagtaatataattaCATGTGTGCTATGCCTAGTGATATATACCACTAAGGCACacataatataaaaacacaacttaactctttaataatataatataataagagAACGTAGAAGGTGTAGCAACAAAGGCAgccgcctttaaacagtgtggcaacaaaggcagccgcCTTTAAACAGTGAGACAACAAAGGCAGCCGCCTTTAAACAGTGAGACAACACTGGTGAGGAGAGGtaagactgttgctcttttcaatagtgtgttaaaacgtggtaaaaagaggaagtgaacgagagagggaggagcagagatctgtttttgttcagaggaagtgaatctgttccacagtctctggcagcagctgaaatggagcagcaagaaaatcaactggacagagaaagattctgctgttggatctgtgtggatctactgaaggatccggtgactactgtctgtggacacagctactgtaagagctgtattaacacccactgggacaaagaggaggagagaggaagctacagctgtcctcagtgtagacagaccttcacaccgaggcctgtcctggagacaaacaccatgttagctgaatcactggaggagctgaagaagactggactccaagctgctcttgctgatcactgctatgctggacctgaagatgtggcctgtgatgtctgcactgggagaaaactgagaGCTCTCAaatcctgtttggtttgtttggcctcttattgtgaaaaacacctccagcctcatcttcagtcagctgcattgaaaaagcacaagctggtggagccctcgaagaagctccaggagaacatctgctctcgtcacaacgaggtgatggagatgttctgccgcactgatcagcagtgtatctgttatctctgctctgtggaggaacataaagaccacgacacagtgtcagctgcagcagaaaggactgagaggcagagagagctcgggctgaggagacaaaccatccagcagagagtccagaacagagagaaagatgtgaagctgcttcaacaggaggaggaggccgtcaatggctctgctgataaagcagtggaggacagtgaggagatcctcaatgagatgatccgtctgctggaggaaagaagctctgatgtggagcagaagatcagatcccagcaggaaactaaagtgagtcgagtcagagagatTCAGGAgaaactggagcaggagatcactgagctgaagaggaaagaccatgaactgaagcagctctcagacacagaggatcacaaccagcttctacacaactacccctcactgtcaccactcagtggatctacacactcatccagcatcaggatccgtcctctgaggaactttgaggacgtgacagcagctgtgtcacaggtcagaggtcgactagaGGACAttctgagagagacagagagagagattttacagattgtgtctcgagTGGATGtgttactgccacaaccagagatgaagaacagagcggacttcttaagatattcacaggaaatcacactggatccaaacacagcacacacacgtctgttattatctgagggaaacagaaaagtaacatggatGAGAAAAGGGCAGTATTATAATAACAAACAAAGATTCAGTGATGGGtttcaggtcctgagtagagagtgtctgactggacgttgttactgggaggtggaggtggacgaGGGGGTGGGCggagttggtgtagcagtcgcatacaagaatatcaaaAGAAAAGGACACTCATGTGATAGTatatttggatacaatgataaatcttggaaATTATCTTGTCATGGAAAAAGTTATGACTTTCATTACAACACATGcaggactccagtgtcaggtccttggtcctccagaataggagtgtacctggatcacagagcaggtgttctgtccttttACAGcttctctgacaccatgactctcatccacagagtccagactaGGTTCTATCGGGGTCTCTGTGCTGGATTACAGGTTCGTActggagccacagctgagttctgtaaactcaaatagacttgagtcattaaaagcagtgatttagattctgtatgtaaatctttaacttcttttgtctccatgtttgttgatcaaagttcgtcgcgTTGACGTTTCGGCtctgcacagagatcagctgtcaatcaaacactgaccttcctttatcacacatatttagttctcacttcaCTCTGGTTGTactgcagctctcatcacatgGTTTTCTTATACATGTgattatacatttaaacatttctgaacTTTTCTGCTCCTGACGTTCAAATAATGATGGAGACATATGAGGCTCATTACCTGGATTTGGTTGAAGCTCACAAATGATATTAATTCGAGCTtgttcataaaaaacatgtccATGCATATGTTGCATTGTTTCCTGTGCTGCTGTAAAACTGATGTTCTCACTAATCTGTCATAATCATCTCGGGGGTCGTGCGGgaacaaagaaaatcaaaagactgattaaacatttttaatttgcatagtttactttaaatttgatgttaaaaaaataaaaaaatagtctaaaatatgcttttttctaaatgtttttaatttgtatatataaTTTCTGGAAATCATCTAGTGAAAAGCAGCTTTTCTGGACagaaacaaatgtattaatgttggtgatggatttaaataaatagtaagtacaTATATAAAATGCATCCAAAATAAATTTGCAGTCTTCAGCTgctatgtatgtatatatatgtatatatatataatgcttGTGCTTTTGATGTTTAATTTAACATCTACTTTGATTATTAAATATTGAGGAGGCGGGGTTTGGGACCCTTACTGCAgacggccaccagggggcgatcaagaagatttggcttcacttttgggagcggtcatgtcgtccatctttattaacagtgtgtgtttatgtgaatggGGAGCGAGTGTGTTTATACATACAGTCAGGTTTGAGTggggttggaggaggaggtggaggggggggcgtggcgCAGGTATAGGACACCTCCAGGTACCGGGTGGGCTCCTCACAGTCGTATTCACCAAACACTCGCTCAGTGACGGGGACCTCACACGTCCTCCTGTTCCCACAGCTGCAGAtccaaacagacacaacacCATCAGAACCAGAACAAGTGAGGAGCCGCTGGTTCTGGTTCCTGTTCATTCTTCTTTTAAagtagtgctgtcaaacgattaaaatattgtATCGCGATAAATAGCATTTATGTCaaagttaactcgcgattaatcgcaattaatcgcaaatttttatctattctaaatgtcccttcatttattttttttccataattttttttcgttttaatgctcttatcaacatggaaaagtggattggcttgctttatgcaaatgttttattttatcgagaaacaacattgccaaacagggcggtacaaaataaaattataaagtgcacatttcaggtaaacaaggactcagcctatagtgcagttaaaccatggcttaatattaaaaaaaattcaagtttgctgtgaacatagcagtcaggccgcttatttcagaaacaatgaaccataagttaggttaccaataaaatgtaagcctactacttcttcgctttaagctagctactcaaacagacaagcaacaaaataacagacaaacaaaatacacaggcaagtgtcggcctactttgttaaaatgggtttgcgttaacgccgttaataacgcgttaaactgacagctctaTTTTAAAGTTCATTCAAACTCAGAAAACGCTGATCCCCCCGGTACAGAACTGTGTCTCTGCCAGAACCTCCGTCTATGAGATCTGCTCCAGGTCCAGGAATGAAGACGTCTCTGCCAGAGTTTCCCATCATTGTGTCGTCTCCATCCTCGCCATGCAGAGTATCGTCTCCTAACCCACCAATCAGGATAtcgcttccttttcctcctATCAGTGTGTCATCTCCTTGACCTCCTTCCAAGGTGTCGTCCTTCCACCCACCAATAAGCGCGTTGTCTTCATCGTTACCTAGGATGTCATTGGACTGGGAGGGGCAACCTTGCACTTTGTGGACCTTTGACAGATTTTGCCAAGTTGGGTACATCACAAGTACAGGTTATATTCTGATATTGGTCTATAATGAAGAGAATGTCCATGACTAGATCTGGTGAGAAGTTGCTGATGTTTTTAGTTCCTTGGCCTGGTGTGATAACGTACCAGTCCTCACCTCCTCTACCCTGAAGGTTatcatcacctcctcctgggAGGAACACGTTGTGCTCTTTGTTCCCTCTGATGTCATCTGTAAAGTCGGACCCACGGACACAaggaagtatttttttattggtccaaaaaataaaagtggaacCGCAGAGCAAACCGCCTggaatttcagaataaaagttgGACATCAGAAAACAAAGTCTCAGTTCACAACAAAATCTAATCAGAGgttttgaaaaaagataaatgacaggACAAGAAATAGGAAGTAACTTGTAACTTCGAATTTTTACTTCATTCAAAGtacaaagtttgatttgatgctTTAACCTTTATACTGAGCTGCATtattgagcttttattttgaatagttGTAAACTTGGGCCTGAAGATTGTGtcataatagtaatataattaCATGTGTGCTATGCCTAGTGATGAGTGATggcgagatgaagcttcatgaagctttgtagctttccatccaattggttcGCTCATGGGCCGAAGCTTCATGGggcttcatttgctctactgcgctatcaagtggacattaaatgtaaatgtaattataatgacaccatggaacatggtgtgtgaagctttgaattgaaaaaatgaatgaatgatgtttgtgatacCAATACATAaacgattattattaatatggtgtctgtctttatgatacaatggcgtggtcaaaagtgaaagtggaaacaaattggtgagagggttgtgatgtgaatgtgcttgtgttactttgtttgtgaatgtgcttatgtgtgtggggggacaaAATGTAACATGTACAATAGGGATAActgtttattaatttttatttaaaaacaacttttcaacagtgctgggtttcaggcggtctcttttttttttaaataatttcgcCTGCTCGCCTGAAAATATAGTTTCAAAGGGCACAGATGAAGCTGGGGTACAAAGAAAAGATACTGCAAGTTTGTACAAGTTAGGGAGTTaattccacccccccccccaaaactatagatatatatataaactagcAGGATTATCATTCCACCCTTCACTAATTTTccaaaaccaattttttttttatgatacaaaaaatatatgaaatgaaaatttcttcagaatacgtaaattttcaccactttctaactttctgcaaattttggtaagaagttgagcatggtaaagccctcaaaaagccaattcatttgcctgaataataataataataataacaaggaAAACCacagtttgaaaggaaaacgaacagaaataataataagaataataagaataagaataaaacatttttagggctgcaaagcagcactgggtgggcccgagcacatccattttgaagcgttgcatgctttttgtctgaaaaaacaaaaataaccagttctgagagagaaagagacgtgacctttgcaagacataaagtttcctttgatctaggaagactgaaatcaaaggattcatggtccatgtatgtccgcgttacagaacatcatgttttaatggcgtgtaatcaaactttgacgccacgccacggtcacaccgtgtgattaaaaaaaaatccgtcagtcagtttttatctccatcttgttgtgatgacactcatctcaatttgaagttgattcaatgaaaaccctggtacaagtgtatcaaagaaaaaatgtggaatatggccaaaatggccactaaatgcaagatagcaggcttcctgttttgtttttccaattgcatctagagacttttttgtttgtctggtcatgatacacctgtatatcgatttttgtgaagatcggtcaatgggaacaccttccgggggtctcgggctgtctcggggggcaccgttgagccattttgcgacgcccattgaaaattccttcagaatacgtaaattttcaccactttctaactttctgcaaattttggtaagaagttgagcatgttaaagccctcaaaaagccaattcatttgcctgaataataataataataagaaagaataatctttacaatttcaatagggtctcaccagacacctttgatgtctgtgctcgggccctaaatatatatatataatatataataatataataagagAATGTAGTtggtgtggcaacaaaggcagccgcctttaaactgtgtggcaacaaaggcagccgcctttaaactgtgtggcaacaaaggcagccaCCTTTAAACTGTGTGAAATCAAAGGCAGCCGCCTTTAAAGAGTGAGGCAACACTGGTGAGGAGAGGtaagactgttgctcttttcattagtgtgttaaaacgtggtaaaaagaggaagtgaacgagagagggaggagcagagatctgtttttcttcagaggaagtgaatctgttctacagtctctggcagcagatgaaatggagcagcaagaaaatcacctggacagagaaagattctgctgttggatctgtgaggatctactgaaggatccggtgactactgtctgtggacacagcttctgtaagagctgtattaacacccactgggacaaagaggaggagagaggaagctacagctgtcctcagtgtagacagaccttcacaccgaggcctgtcctggagacaagcaccatgttagctgattcactggaggagctgaagaagactggactccaagctgctcctgctgatcactgctatgctggacctgaagatgtggcctgtgatgtctgcactgggagaaaactgaaagctctcaagtcctgtttggtttgtttggcctcttattgtgagaaacacctccagtctcatcttcagtcagctccattaaagaagcacaagctggtggagccctcggagaacatctgctctcgtcactacgtggtgatggagatgttctgccgcactgatcagcagtgtatctgttacctctgctctgtggaggaacataaagaccacgacacagtgtcagctgcagcagaaaggactgagaggcagagagagctcgggctgaggagacaaacaatccagcagagagtccaggacagagagaaagacgtgaagctgcttcaacaggaggaggaggccgtcaatggctctgctgataaagcagtggaggacagtgaggagatcttcactgagatgatccctctgctggagaaaagaagctctgatgtggagcagcagatcagatcccatcaggaaactgaagtgagtcgagtcagagagcttcaggagagactggagcaggagatcactgagctgaagaggaaagaccatgaactgaagcagctctcagacacagaggatcacaaccagtttctacacaactacccctcactgtcaccactcactgaatctacacactcatccagcatcaggatccgtcctctgaggaactttgaggacgtgacagcagctgtgtcacaggtcggATGGcaactacaggacattctgagagagacagagacacagattttacagattgtgtctcgagTGGATGtgttactgccacaaccagagatgaagaacagagcggacttcttacaatattcacaggaaatcacactggatccaaacacagcagacggatgtctgttattatctgagggaaacagaaaagtaacatggatGAGAAAAGAACAGTCTTATAATAACAAACAAAGATTCAGTGATGGGtttcaggtcctgagtagagagtgtctgactggacgttgttactgggaggtggaggtggaggagggggtgtaCGGTGTTggtgtagcagtcgcatacaagaatatcaaaAGAAAAGGACACTCATGTGATAGTatatttggatacaatgataaatcttggaaATTATcttgtcatggaaacagttatgACTTTCATTGCAACAACCGcaggactccagtgtcaggtccttggtcctccagaataggagtgtacctggatcacagagcaggtgttctgtccttttacagcgtctctgacaccatgactctcctccacagagtccagactaGGTTCTATCGGGGTCTCTGTGCTGGATTACAGGTTCGTActggagccacagctgagttctgtaaactcaaatagtcttgagtcattaaaagcagtgatttagattctgtatgtaaatctttaacttcttttgtctccatgtttgttgatcaaagttcgtcgcgTTGACGTTTCGGCtctgcacagagatcagctgtcaatcaaacactgaccttcctttatcacacatatttagttctcacttcaCTCTGGTTGTactgcagctctcatcacatgGTTTTCTTATACATGTgattatacatttaaacatttctgaacTTTTCTGCTCCTGACGTTCAAATAATGATGGAGACATATGAGGCTCATTACCTGGATTTGGTTGAAGCTCACAAATGATATTAATTCGAGCTtgttcataaaaaacatgtccATGCATATGTTGCATTGTTTCCTGTGCTGCTGTAAAACTGATGTTCTCACTAATCTGTCATAATCATCTCGGGGGTCGTGCGGgaacaaagaaaatcaaaagactgataaaacatttttaatttgcatagtttactttaaatttgatgttaaaaaaataaaaaaatagtctaaaatatgcttttttcgaaatgtttttaatttgtatatatcATTTCTGGAAATCATCTAGTGAAAAGCAGCTTTTCTGGACagaaacaaatgtattaatgttggtgatggatttaaataaatagtaagtacaTATATAAAATGCATCCAAAATAAATTTGCAGTCTTCAGCTgctatgtatgtatatatatgtatatatatataatgcttGTGCTTTTGATGTTTAATTTAACATCTACTTTGATTATTAAATATTGAGGAGGCGGGGTTTGGGACCCTTACTGCAgacggccaccagggggcgatcaagaagatttggcttcacttttgggagcggtcatgtcgtccatctttattaacagtgtgtgtttatgtgaatggGGAGCGAGTGTGTTTATACATACAGTCAGGTTTGAGTggggttggaggaggaggtggaggggggggcgtggcgCAGGTATAGGACACCTCCAGGTACCGGGTGGGCTCCTCACAGTCGTATTCACCAAACACTCGCTCAGTGACGGGGACCTCACACGTCCTCCTGTTCCCACAGCTGCAGATCCAAACAGACACAACTCCATCAGAACCAGAACAAGTGAGGAGCCGCTGGTTCTGGTTCCTGttcattcttcttttaaactagtgctgtcaaacgattaaaatattgtatcgtgattaatcgcatttatgtcatagttaactcacgattaatcgcaattaatcgcacatttttatctattctaaatgtcccttcattacattttttcgttttaatgctcttatcaacatggaaaagtggattggcttgctttatgcaaatgttttattttatcgagaaacaacattgccaaacagtgcggtacaaaataaaattataaagtgcacatttcaggtaaacaaggactcagcctatagtgcagttaaaccatggcttaatattaaaaaaaattcaagtttgctg from Limanda limanda chromosome 5, fLimLim1.1, whole genome shotgun sequence includes:
- the LOC133001405 gene encoding tripartite motif-containing protein 16-like, encoding VDLLKDPVTTVCGHSYCKSCINTHWDKEEERGSYSCPQCRQTFTPRPVLETNTMLAESLEELKKTGLQAALADHCYAGPEDVACDVCTGRKLRALKSCLVCLASYCEKHLQPHLQSAALKKHKLVEPSKKLQENICSRHNEVMEMFCRTDQQCICYLCSVEEHKDHDTVSAAAERTERQRELGLRRQTIQQRVQNREKDVKLLQQEEEAVNGSADKAVEDSEEILNEMIRLLEERSSDVEQKIRSQQETKVSRVREIQEKLEQEITELKRKDHELKQLSDTENRADFLRYSQEITLDPNTAHTRLLLSEGNRKVTWMRKGQYYNNKQRFSDGFQVLSRECLTGRCYWEVEVDEGVGGVGVAVAYKNIKRKGHSCDSIFGYNDKSWKLSCHGKSYDFHYNTCRTPVSGPWSSRIGVYLDHRAGVLSFYSFSDTMTLIHRVQTSSSR